One window from the genome of Corvus moneduloides isolate bCorMon1 chromosome 9, bCorMon1.pri, whole genome shotgun sequence encodes:
- the LOC116447889 gene encoding interleukin-12 receptor subunit beta-2-like isoform X1, giving the protein MPFAWIVSAAIWLVLHFTAESCRKGAVGASRAARGTVGVCGNGNVTANTACAIRQGTNVTLSCQLGALQGAAPCWAAIFLNNSEQVRNQGGSVSKTFAVTTYGKHTFTCKTLCGDKTRLVCGIDIQCGNPPDEPRNVSCIQHGTRGHLTCTWDKGRLTYLDTAYGIELSNGTDTFCFPEETPSQVFGSRALSKLDFDSNYTVVVSASNKLGNASSQPLTFMLIDIVKPHPPAFSVEFDDSSATNCTFSWHDEAQAQHYRLRYRPLSRHTWSVVESFHREEYHLQGLEPDTAYEFQVSCRILRGRGQWSDWSRRQMHTPAAVPTGILDVWYRQQDVDSGHQNLSLFWKALSKPEAGGRILGYTVTLEALDHGKLPAQSHQTTQTSFSRVTPRVGHRITVSAHNSRGSSPPVAILARPGSQDLPPPQRVSAVGLGNSSILVSWSPPLGSAVSMGGYVVEWEEPWREPRLQPQHSWVKLPPSHLSTVLAEHIRDNVCYQIHVSALYQDRAGQAASVRGNSTAQAPSAGPQMLTTPWASGVLVSWEEIPAPQQRGCITGYHIYLQRRDRQGQPEVHAVPAGKAPCSLHIPDLEPGEHHDLWMTAVTAAGEGPRGNSDSVCLESAGGWVTLVLICSFCSFFILSACVCSVPPVRKVFQALFSLLLPQWQSKAIPDPANATWARSLTATKAELSAPSSPFLPSGFEEPETTPVEETFAHPEPPVPGDKLLVGSAGSRGHGDWAQESSGEEQQLPELYQRLVAEAMEPPEPVSEYISNPGTSALPPEPDTAPDPPEPDCSPLSVFPTTFLTPALCCEGNLTLDRVKLNCSSFPSVSAQPVQSVTRDASK; this is encoded by the exons ACCCTGTCCTGCCAGCtgggagccctgcagggagctgccccGTGCTGGGCCGCGATTTTCCTCAACAACTCCGAGCAAGTCAGAAACCAGGGAGGCTCGGTCAGCAAAACCTTTGCAGTCACTACCTACGGCAAACACACCTTCACGTGCAAAACCCTCTGTGGAGACAAGACCAGACTCGTTTGTGGAATCGATATCCAGTGTGGAA ATCCTCCAGATGAGCCCAGGAATGTGTCCTGTATCCAGCatgggacacggggacatcTCACCTGCACCTGGGACAAAGGAAGGCTCACCTACCTCGACACTGCCTATGGAATCGA gctctcCAATGGGACAGACACCTTTTGCTTTCCAGAAGAAACTCCCAGTCAGGTGTTCGGCTCTcgggctctgagcaagctggaTTTTGACTCCAATTACACCGTGGTGGTCTCTGCCTCCAATAAATTAGGAAATGCCTCATCCCAGCCACTCACCTTCATGCTAATAGACATAG TGAAGCCACATCCTCCCGCGTTTTCAGTGGAATTTGATGACTCTTCTGCCACCAACTGCACCTTTTCGTGGCACGACGAGGCACAAGCACAGCACTACAGGCTGAGATACCGTCCCCTCAGCAGGCACACCTGGAGCGTG GTTGAAAGCTTCCACAGGGAGGAATACCacctgcaggggctggagccTGACACAGCCTACGAGTTCCAGGTGAGCTGCAGGATCCTCCGGGGGCGAGGGCAGTGGAGCGactggagcaggaggcagatGCACACCCCAGCAGCAG TGCCCACTGGGATCCTGGATGTCTGGTACCGGCAGCAGGACGTGGACTCTGGGCACCAGAACCTCTCCCTTTTTTGGAAG GCTCTGAGCAAgccagaggcaggagggagaatCCTGGGATACACGGTGACCTTGGAAGCCCTGGACCACGGGAAGCTCCCAGCACAATCCCACCAAACCACCCAGACCAGCTTCTCCAGGGTGACCCCCAGGGTGGGCCACAGGATCACGGTCAGCGCCCACAACTCCCGGGGCAGCTCCCCCCCTGTGGCCATCCTGGCCCGCCCGGGCAGCCAGG ATCTGCCCCCACCTCAGCGAGTCTCTGCCGTGGGCCTGGGGAACAGCAGCATCCTGGTGAGCTGGAGCCCCCCCCTCGGATCCGCCGTGTCCATGGGGGGCTATGTGGTGGAGTGGGAAGAGCCCTGGAGGGAGCCACgcctgcagccccagcacagctgggtgaAGCTGCCCCCGTCCCACCTGTCCACGGTGCTAGCAG AGCACATCAGAGATAACGTCTGCTATCAGATCCACGTGTCTGCACTTTATCAGGACAGAGCTGGACAGGCAGCATCAGTCAGGGGAAACTCCACAGCACAAG CCCCATCAGCTGGGCCCCAGATGCTCACAACCCCTTGGGCCAGCGGCGTCCTGGTTTCCTGGGAGGAgatcccagctccccagcagaggggctgcatCACTGGGTACCACATCTACCTgcagaggagggacaggcagggccAGCCCGAGGTCCATG CCGTTCCTGCCGGGAAGGCTCCTTgctccctgcacatccctgaCCTGGAGCCCGGGGAGCACCACGACCTTTGGATGACGGCGGTGACCGCGGCCGGGGAGGGGCCCCGGGGCAACAGCGACAGCGTCTGCCTGGAAA GTGCTGGGGGCTGGGTCACTCTGGTGCTcatctgcagcttctgcagcttcTTCATCCTCTCAGCCTGCGTTTGTTCTGTGCCTCCAGTGAGGAAAGT ATTCCAGGcgcttttctccctcctcctgccgcAGTGGCAGAGCAAAGCCATTCCCGACCCTGCCAACGCCACGTGGGCCAGGAGCTTAACGGCTACCAAG GCGGAGCTGAGCgctccctccagccccttcctgcccAGCGGCTTCGAAGAGCCCGAAACGACCCCGGTGGAGGAAACCTTCGCGCACCCCGAGCCCCCCGTGCCTGGGGACAAGCTGCTGGTGGGCAGCGCTGGCAGCAGGGGGCACGGGGACTGGGCACAGGAGAGCTCgggggaggagcagcagctccctgagctgtACCAGAGGCTGGTGGCGGAGGCGATGGAGCCCCCGGAGCCCGTGTCCGAGTACATCTCCAACCCCGGCACCTCCGCCCTGCCCCCGGAGCCCGACACTGCCCCCGACCCCCCCGAGCCCGACTGCAGCCCCCTCTCCGTCTTCCCAACCACATTCCTGACTCCTGCCCTCTGCTGCGAAGGGAATCTGACGCTGGATAGAGTGAAACTGaactgcagctccttcccaag tgtttcagcacaGCCAGTCCAGTCAGTCACACGTGACGCCTCCAAGTGA
- the LOC116447889 gene encoding interleukin-12 receptor subunit beta-2-like isoform X2 codes for MPFAWIVSAAIWLVLHFTAESCRKGAVGASRAARGTVGVCGNGNVTANTACAIRQGTNVTLSCQLGALQGAAPCWAAIFLNNSEQVRNQGGSVSKTFAVTTYGKHTFTCKTLCGDKTRLVCGIDIQCGNPPDEPRNVSCIQHGTRGHLTCTWDKGRLTYLDTAYGIELSNGTDTFCFPEETPSQVFGSRALSKLDFDSNYTVVVSASNKLGNASSQPLTFMLIDIVKPHPPAFSVEFDDSSATNCTFSWHDEAQAQHYRLRYRPLSRHTWSVALSKPEAGGRILGYTVTLEALDHGKLPAQSHQTTQTSFSRVTPRVGHRITVSAHNSRGSSPPVAILARPGSQDLPPPQRVSAVGLGNSSILVSWSPPLGSAVSMGGYVVEWEEPWREPRLQPQHSWVKLPPSHLSTVLAEHIRDNVCYQIHVSALYQDRAGQAASVRGNSTAQAPSAGPQMLTTPWASGVLVSWEEIPAPQQRGCITGYHIYLQRRDRQGQPEVHAVPAGKAPCSLHIPDLEPGEHHDLWMTAVTAAGEGPRGNSDSVCLESAGGWVTLVLICSFCSFFILSACVCSVPPVRKVFQALFSLLLPQWQSKAIPDPANATWARSLTATKAELSAPSSPFLPSGFEEPETTPVEETFAHPEPPVPGDKLLVGSAGSRGHGDWAQESSGEEQQLPELYQRLVAEAMEPPEPVSEYISNPGTSALPPEPDTAPDPPEPDCSPLSVFPTTFLTPALCCEGNLTLDRVKLNCSSFPSVSAQPVQSVTRDASK; via the exons ACCCTGTCCTGCCAGCtgggagccctgcagggagctgccccGTGCTGGGCCGCGATTTTCCTCAACAACTCCGAGCAAGTCAGAAACCAGGGAGGCTCGGTCAGCAAAACCTTTGCAGTCACTACCTACGGCAAACACACCTTCACGTGCAAAACCCTCTGTGGAGACAAGACCAGACTCGTTTGTGGAATCGATATCCAGTGTGGAA ATCCTCCAGATGAGCCCAGGAATGTGTCCTGTATCCAGCatgggacacggggacatcTCACCTGCACCTGGGACAAAGGAAGGCTCACCTACCTCGACACTGCCTATGGAATCGA gctctcCAATGGGACAGACACCTTTTGCTTTCCAGAAGAAACTCCCAGTCAGGTGTTCGGCTCTcgggctctgagcaagctggaTTTTGACTCCAATTACACCGTGGTGGTCTCTGCCTCCAATAAATTAGGAAATGCCTCATCCCAGCCACTCACCTTCATGCTAATAGACATAG TGAAGCCACATCCTCCCGCGTTTTCAGTGGAATTTGATGACTCTTCTGCCACCAACTGCACCTTTTCGTGGCACGACGAGGCACAAGCACAGCACTACAGGCTGAGATACCGTCCCCTCAGCAGGCACACCTGGAGCGTG GCTCTGAGCAAgccagaggcaggagggagaatCCTGGGATACACGGTGACCTTGGAAGCCCTGGACCACGGGAAGCTCCCAGCACAATCCCACCAAACCACCCAGACCAGCTTCTCCAGGGTGACCCCCAGGGTGGGCCACAGGATCACGGTCAGCGCCCACAACTCCCGGGGCAGCTCCCCCCCTGTGGCCATCCTGGCCCGCCCGGGCAGCCAGG ATCTGCCCCCACCTCAGCGAGTCTCTGCCGTGGGCCTGGGGAACAGCAGCATCCTGGTGAGCTGGAGCCCCCCCCTCGGATCCGCCGTGTCCATGGGGGGCTATGTGGTGGAGTGGGAAGAGCCCTGGAGGGAGCCACgcctgcagccccagcacagctgggtgaAGCTGCCCCCGTCCCACCTGTCCACGGTGCTAGCAG AGCACATCAGAGATAACGTCTGCTATCAGATCCACGTGTCTGCACTTTATCAGGACAGAGCTGGACAGGCAGCATCAGTCAGGGGAAACTCCACAGCACAAG CCCCATCAGCTGGGCCCCAGATGCTCACAACCCCTTGGGCCAGCGGCGTCCTGGTTTCCTGGGAGGAgatcccagctccccagcagaggggctgcatCACTGGGTACCACATCTACCTgcagaggagggacaggcagggccAGCCCGAGGTCCATG CCGTTCCTGCCGGGAAGGCTCCTTgctccctgcacatccctgaCCTGGAGCCCGGGGAGCACCACGACCTTTGGATGACGGCGGTGACCGCGGCCGGGGAGGGGCCCCGGGGCAACAGCGACAGCGTCTGCCTGGAAA GTGCTGGGGGCTGGGTCACTCTGGTGCTcatctgcagcttctgcagcttcTTCATCCTCTCAGCCTGCGTTTGTTCTGTGCCTCCAGTGAGGAAAGT ATTCCAGGcgcttttctccctcctcctgccgcAGTGGCAGAGCAAAGCCATTCCCGACCCTGCCAACGCCACGTGGGCCAGGAGCTTAACGGCTACCAAG GCGGAGCTGAGCgctccctccagccccttcctgcccAGCGGCTTCGAAGAGCCCGAAACGACCCCGGTGGAGGAAACCTTCGCGCACCCCGAGCCCCCCGTGCCTGGGGACAAGCTGCTGGTGGGCAGCGCTGGCAGCAGGGGGCACGGGGACTGGGCACAGGAGAGCTCgggggaggagcagcagctccctgagctgtACCAGAGGCTGGTGGCGGAGGCGATGGAGCCCCCGGAGCCCGTGTCCGAGTACATCTCCAACCCCGGCACCTCCGCCCTGCCCCCGGAGCCCGACACTGCCCCCGACCCCCCCGAGCCCGACTGCAGCCCCCTCTCCGTCTTCCCAACCACATTCCTGACTCCTGCCCTCTGCTGCGAAGGGAATCTGACGCTGGATAGAGTGAAACTGaactgcagctccttcccaag tgtttcagcacaGCCAGTCCAGTCAGTCACACGTGACGCCTCCAAGTGA